The following proteins are co-located in the Deltaproteobacteria bacterium CG2_30_66_27 genome:
- a CDS encoding cytidine deaminase — protein MDMAKLAARRSSCLRRAVGAVLVKDRRLLSTGYNGVPSGITHCEVVGCLRERLKVPSGERHELCRGLHAEQNAIIQAAYHGVSIRDADLYCTNLPCIICAKMLINAGIHRIVYLEGYSDTLTREMLDEAGMELLKLTDSPP, from the coding sequence ATGGACATGGCGAAGCTCGCCGCCAGGCGCTCGTCGTGCCTGCGGCGGGCGGTCGGCGCGGTTCTGGTGAAGGACCGGCGCCTCCTCTCGACGGGATACAACGGCGTCCCCTCCGGGATCACGCACTGCGAGGTCGTAGGGTGCCTCCGCGAACGGCTCAAGGTCCCCTCGGGGGAGCGCCACGAGCTGTGCCGGGGCCTGCACGCCGAGCAGAACGCGATCATCCAGGCCGCGTACCACGGCGTCTCGATCCGGGATGCCGACCTGTACTGCACGAACCTCCCCTGCATCATCTGCGCGAAGATGCTGATCAACGCCGGCATCCACCGGATCGTCTACCTCGAGGGGTACAGCGACACCCTCACCCGTGAGATGCTCGACGAGGCCGGAATGGAGCTCCTGAAGCTCACGGATTCCCCCCCATGA
- a CDS encoding acyl carrier protein, protein MPVEQRVREIVAEQLERDVKEVTNTASFIDDLGADSLDIVELVMKMEEEFGIEIPDEEAEKIKTVNDVIRYITTHKK, encoded by the coding sequence ATGCCGGTAGAACAGCGGGTACGAGAAATCGTGGCGGAGCAACTGGAGCGGGACGTGAAAGAGGTGACCAACACCGCGTCGTTCATCGACGACCTGGGGGCGGACTCCCTCGACATCGTCGAGCTGGTGATGAAGATGGAAGAAGAGTTCGGGATCGAGATCCCCGACGAGGAAGCCGAGAAGATCAAGACCGTCAACGACGTGATCCGGTACATCACGACGCACAAGAAGTAG
- a CDS encoding beta-ketoacyl-[acyl-carrier-protein] synthase II codes for MRRVVVTGLGAVTPLGVGVRNTWDAILAGKSGVGPITRFDAKDFSAKIAAEVKGFDPEQFIDRKEIKRMDPFIHYAMAAAHMAMEDAGLAIDAALAPKVGVYMGSGLGGLTTLERYHQAYMEGGPRKISPFFITMLISNLAPGHIAMRYGAKGPNIATTTACAASSHAAGEGMHAIRSGVCDAVIAGGAEATISPLGLGGFCSMKALSTRNDDPGTASRPFDRDRDGFIMGEGSAILILEELEHARNRGAKIYAEMLGYGASADAYHVTAPAPGGEGAVRAMRAALADAGVPASAVDYINAHGTSTPYNDLYETMAIKTVFGERAKSIAVSSTKSMTGHLLGASGAVEGMFCVLALQEGVIPPTMNYTTPDPECDLDYVPNAPRRQAIRYAMSNSFGFGGTNSVLLFGHFEA; via the coding sequence ATGCGCAGAGTGGTCGTCACGGGACTGGGGGCGGTGACCCCCCTTGGGGTGGGTGTCCGGAACACGTGGGACGCGATTCTGGCCGGCAAGTCCGGCGTCGGTCCGATCACTCGGTTCGATGCGAAGGATTTTTCGGCGAAGATCGCGGCCGAGGTGAAGGGGTTCGACCCCGAGCAGTTCATCGACAGGAAAGAGATCAAGCGGATGGACCCGTTCATCCACTATGCCATGGCGGCCGCGCACATGGCGATGGAGGACGCGGGGCTGGCGATCGACGCCGCGCTGGCGCCCAAGGTGGGCGTCTACATGGGCAGCGGCCTGGGCGGGCTCACCACCCTCGAGCGGTACCACCAGGCGTACATGGAGGGCGGGCCGAGGAAGATCAGCCCCTTCTTCATCACGATGCTCATCTCCAACCTCGCCCCGGGGCACATCGCGATGCGGTACGGCGCCAAGGGGCCGAACATCGCCACGACGACGGCGTGCGCGGCGTCCAGTCACGCGGCCGGCGAGGGGATGCACGCGATCCGCAGCGGGGTGTGCGACGCGGTGATCGCGGGGGGCGCCGAGGCGACGATCAGTCCCCTCGGGCTGGGCGGGTTCTGCTCCATGAAAGCCCTCTCCACCCGGAACGACGATCCCGGGACCGCTTCGCGCCCCTTCGACAGGGACCGGGACGGCTTCATCATGGGGGAGGGGTCGGCGATCCTGATCCTCGAGGAACTGGAGCACGCCCGGAACCGGGGGGCGAAGATCTACGCGGAGATGCTCGGGTACGGCGCGTCGGCCGACGCCTATCACGTCACGGCCCCGGCTCCCGGCGGCGAGGGGGCGGTGCGCGCGATGAGGGCGGCGCTGGCGGACGCCGGGGTCCCCGCGTCCGCGGTCGACTACATCAACGCGCACGGGACCTCGACACCCTACAACGATCTGTACGAGACGATGGCGATCAAGACCGTCTTCGGAGAGCGTGCGAAGTCGATCGCCGTCAGTTCGACCAAGTCGATGACGGGGCATCTCCTCGGGGCCTCGGGGGCGGTCGAAGGGATGTTCTGCGTCCTCGCGTTGCAGGAGGGAGTGATCCCGCCGACGATGAACTACACGACGCCGGACCCCGAGTGCGACCTCGACTACGTTCCCAACGCGCCGCGCCGTCAGGCGATCCGGTACGCCATGTCCAACTCGTTCGGTTTCGGCGGGACGAACTCGGTCCTGCTGTTCGGCCATTTCGAGGCGTAG
- the glyA gene encoding serine hydroxymethyltransferase (catalyzes the reaction of glycine with 5,10-methylenetetrahydrofolate to form L-serine and tetrahydrofolate), with protein sequence MSFLKETDPEIYDIIRKETERQAHTLELIASENFVSEAVLEAAGSVLTNKYAEGYPGKRYYGGCEFADQAESLAIERTKKIFGAEHVNVQPHAGSQANMAVYFAVMKPGDTMLGMNLSHGGHLTHGSPVNFSGKLYNVVPYGVREDTETIDYDQVRDLALKHRPKLIVVGASAYPRTIDFPAFRRIADEAGCMVMADIAHIAGLVAVGLHPSPVPYCEFVTTTTHKTLRGPRAGLIMCRQEFAKKLDSAIFPGSQGGPLMHVIAAKAVALKEAMTPAFKEYQAQIVRNAAAAAKTLLARGYRLVSGGTDNHLMLVNLKDTPLTGKEGEAALERVGITVNKNTVPFETRSPFITSGIRIGTPAITTRGMKEKEMERIADLIADVLAAPADVAVGKRVEAEVRSLCDAFPLYAARLAAYTRG encoded by the coding sequence ATGTCCTTCCTGAAAGAGACCGACCCCGAGATCTACGACATCATCCGCAAGGAGACGGAACGGCAGGCGCACACGCTCGAGCTGATCGCTTCCGAGAACTTCGTGAGCGAGGCGGTCCTCGAGGCCGCGGGATCCGTGCTGACGAACAAGTACGCGGAGGGGTACCCCGGAAAGCGGTACTACGGCGGGTGCGAGTTCGCGGACCAGGCCGAGTCGCTGGCGATCGAGCGGACGAAGAAGATCTTCGGCGCCGAGCACGTCAACGTGCAGCCCCACGCCGGCTCCCAGGCGAACATGGCCGTCTACTTCGCCGTGATGAAGCCGGGCGACACGATGCTGGGGATGAACCTCTCCCACGGCGGCCACCTGACGCACGGCTCCCCGGTGAACTTCTCCGGGAAGCTCTACAACGTGGTCCCCTATGGCGTACGGGAAGACACCGAGACGATCGACTACGACCAGGTCCGCGACCTCGCCCTGAAGCACCGGCCGAAGCTGATCGTCGTGGGCGCCTCCGCCTACCCGCGCACGATCGACTTCCCCGCGTTCCGCCGGATCGCCGACGAAGCGGGCTGCATGGTGATGGCCGACATAGCGCACATCGCCGGGCTGGTCGCCGTCGGGCTGCACCCCAGCCCGGTCCCGTACTGCGAATTCGTCACGACCACGACGCACAAGACGCTGCGCGGCCCCCGCGCCGGTCTGATCATGTGCCGGCAGGAGTTCGCGAAGAAACTCGATTCCGCCATCTTCCCGGGGAGCCAGGGCGGCCCGCTGATGCACGTGATCGCGGCGAAGGCCGTGGCGCTGAAGGAGGCGATGACCCCCGCCTTCAAGGAGTACCAGGCGCAGATCGTCCGCAACGCGGCGGCGGCGGCGAAGACCCTCCTCGCCCGCGGATATCGGCTCGTCTCCGGCGGCACGGACAACCACCTGATGCTGGTGAACCTGAAGGACACCCCGCTGACGGGGAAGGAAGGGGAGGCGGCGCTGGAGCGTGTGGGGATCACGGTCAACAAGAACACGGTCCCCTTCGAGACGCGCAGCCCGTTCATCACCAGCGGGATCCGCATCGGGACCCCCGCGATCACCACCCGCGGGATGAAGGAAAAAGAGATGGAACGGATCGCCGACCTGATCGCCGACGTGCTCGCGGCCCCCGCGGACGTCGCCGTGGGGAAACGCGTCGAGGCCGAGGTCCGGTCCCTGTGCGACGCCTTCCCTCTTTACGCCGCGCGCCTCGCGGCGTACACGAGGGGGTGA